From one Geoalkalibacter halelectricus genomic stretch:
- the gpmI gene encoding 2,3-bisphosphoglycerate-independent phosphoglycerate mutase, which produces MATKGKRPVALVILDGWGLNPQCEQNAVCQAQTPRLDELFATYPHTRIGASGMDVGLPDGQMGNSEVGHLNIGAGRIVYQDLTRISKSIADGDFFTNPVLTGALGKIRENGSKLHLMGLLSDGGVHSHNTHLYALLELAKQEGLADVCVHAFLDGRDTPPRSGIDYLAQLEDEIARIGCGRVATITGRYYAMDRDTRWDRVERAYRAMTEGVGEAAADSRAAILSAYAAEQGDEFVAPRVIEPAVTVDDGDGIIFFNFRSDRARELTRAFTETDFDGFTRRKHPKLCAYVCMTEYDATFDLPIAFGPEALTGLLGEVVSGADLKQLRIAETEKYAHVTFFFNGGSEEPFPGEDRCLIPSPRDVATYDQKPAMSAVEVTDEVEKRVASGEYALIVLNYANCDMVGHTGVLDAAVAAMETVDACVGRVADAVLAQGGALLITADHGNCEQMSDGSGGAHTAHTSNPVPLVLVDPDCRGGKLNPGILADLAPTVLDLMGLDAPREMTGKSLLVCG; this is translated from the coding sequence ATGGCGACCAAGGGCAAGCGGCCGGTGGCCCTGGTGATTCTCGATGGCTGGGGCCTTAATCCCCAATGCGAGCAAAACGCCGTATGCCAGGCGCAAACGCCGCGTCTGGATGAGCTCTTCGCCACCTATCCCCATACCCGCATCGGCGCCTCGGGCATGGATGTGGGCCTGCCCGACGGGCAGATGGGCAACTCCGAAGTCGGCCATCTCAACATCGGCGCCGGGCGCATCGTCTATCAGGATTTGACCCGCATCAGCAAAAGCATCGCCGACGGCGATTTCTTCACCAATCCGGTGCTGACCGGAGCCTTGGGAAAAATCCGCGAAAACGGCAGCAAGCTACACCTCATGGGGCTGCTCTCCGACGGCGGGGTTCATTCTCACAACACCCATCTCTACGCTCTGCTCGAGCTGGCCAAGCAGGAAGGGCTCGCGGATGTGTGCGTGCATGCTTTTCTCGATGGACGCGATACCCCGCCGCGTAGCGGCATCGATTATCTCGCCCAACTTGAAGACGAGATCGCTCGCATCGGCTGCGGCCGCGTCGCCACCATCACCGGGCGCTACTATGCCATGGACCGCGATACCCGCTGGGATCGGGTCGAGCGCGCCTATCGCGCCATGACCGAAGGGGTGGGCGAGGCCGCCGCGGACAGCCGCGCGGCGATCCTTTCCGCCTACGCCGCCGAGCAGGGCGATGAATTCGTCGCGCCGCGGGTGATCGAGCCCGCCGTTACGGTGGATGACGGCGACGGCATCATCTTCTTTAATTTCCGCAGCGATCGGGCGCGGGAATTGACCCGCGCTTTTACCGAAACGGACTTCGACGGGTTCACCCGCCGCAAGCATCCCAAGCTGTGCGCCTATGTGTGCATGACCGAGTACGACGCCACCTTCGATCTGCCCATTGCCTTCGGCCCCGAAGCGCTCACCGGGCTGCTCGGCGAGGTGGTGTCGGGCGCCGACCTCAAGCAATTGCGCATTGCCGAAACGGAAAAATACGCCCACGTCACCTTTTTCTTCAACGGCGGCAGTGAAGAACCGTTTCCCGGTGAGGATCGCTGTCTGATTCCGTCTCCGCGCGATGTCGCCACCTACGATCAGAAGCCGGCCATGAGTGCCGTCGAGGTGACCGACGAGGTGGAGAAGCGGGTGGCCTCGGGCGAATATGCTCTGATCGTGCTCAATTACGCCAACTGCGACATGGTCGGGCACACGGGGGTTCTGGATGCCGCCGTGGCCGCCATGGAAACCGTGGATGCCTGCGTCGGCCGGGTCGCAGATGCGGTTCTTGCCCAGGGCGGCGCGCTGCTGATCACCGCCGACCACGGCAACTGCGAACAGATGAGCGACGGCAGCGGCGGGGCGCACACGGCCCATACATCCAACCCGGTGCCGCTGGTCCTGGTTGATCCCGATTGCCGCGGGGGCAAGCTCAACCCTGGCATTCTGGCCGACCTCGCGCCGACCGTACTGGATTTGATGGGACTGGATGCGCCGCGCGAGATGACCGGCAAGTCGCTGCTGGTGTGCGGTTAA
- a CDS encoding chemotaxis protein CheV, with protein sequence MNSAMERQEILLESGTNEVEIIEFYLGGQSFGINVHKLREIVPYEPEAMTALPESGPSMKGMLLLRGKTVPLVDLGSHLRKRGQGEPAGRQVVLVCEFNREVNSFLVDGVNQIHRISWKDVKPLDEFFTPYKPRFTGCITVDGREVMIVDLEHVISEIFPEQTILGDGERAEEVDDFKRESRQEVRILVAEDSTIIRNQITSILKSSGYVQVTAFINGEECYNGLNMLKAEAVHKGKDFREFADLLISDIEMPSMDGLTLCRKIKSDSVLKNLTVLMFSSLINEQLAHKCQEVGADGHISKPQIHALVKMLDEYCLK encoded by the coding sequence ATGAACAGCGCAATGGAAAGGCAGGAAATCCTTCTCGAAAGCGGGACCAACGAGGTTGAGATCATCGAATTCTACCTCGGCGGCCAATCCTTCGGCATCAACGTGCACAAGTTGCGCGAAATCGTGCCTTATGAGCCCGAGGCCATGACCGCCCTTCCCGAAAGCGGCCCGTCCATGAAAGGCATGCTGCTGCTGCGCGGCAAGACCGTGCCGCTGGTGGACCTCGGCTCGCACCTGCGCAAACGTGGCCAGGGCGAACCCGCCGGGCGCCAGGTGGTGCTGGTGTGCGAGTTCAACCGCGAGGTCAACAGTTTTCTGGTCGACGGCGTCAATCAGATCCACCGCATTTCCTGGAAGGACGTCAAGCCCCTCGACGAATTTTTCACGCCCTACAAGCCGCGCTTTACCGGCTGCATCACCGTCGACGGTCGCGAAGTGATGATCGTTGATCTTGAACATGTGATTTCGGAAATCTTTCCCGAGCAAACCATTTTGGGCGACGGCGAAAGGGCCGAGGAAGTCGACGACTTTAAACGCGAGAGCCGCCAGGAAGTGCGGATTTTGGTTGCCGAGGATTCCACCATCATTCGCAACCAGATCACCAGTATCCTCAAGAGTTCCGGATACGTGCAAGTGACCGCCTTTATAAACGGCGAGGAATGTTACAACGGACTCAACATGCTCAAGGCCGAAGCTGTCCACAAGGGCAAGGATTTTCGCGAATTCGCCGATCTGCTCATCTCCGACATCGAGATGCCGAGCATGGACGGGCTGACGCTGTGCAGGAAAATCAAGAGTGACTCGGTGCTAAAAAACCTCACCGTCCTAATGTTTTCCTCCTTGATCAATGAGCAACTGGCGCACAAATGCCAGGAGGTCGGTGCGGACGGCCACATCAGCAAGCCGCAGATTCATGCCCTAGTCAAGATGCTCGACGAGTATTGTTTGAAATAG
- a CDS encoding lactate utilization protein yields MIDTPLVQVFSEAAARVGAQVLPIQGAADAAEYIHARAGGLILFPPSPCLERLGFAGALRACGAELASQNLRAHAPLAAAGVTGANFAIADTGTVVLQSTAEATRLATTLPARHFVVLDPRKIVTDGLAAVPSLRRLQEQSPRSFLAYISGPSRTADIERVLTIGVHGPCELHVLLLEGISDDPLEN; encoded by the coding sequence ATGATCGACACGCCTTTGGTCCAGGTTTTCAGCGAAGCCGCCGCCCGCGTCGGCGCCCAGGTTCTTCCGATCCAGGGTGCCGCGGACGCAGCCGAGTACATCCACGCCCGCGCCGGCGGACTGATCCTGTTTCCGCCGAGCCCCTGCCTGGAACGCCTGGGGTTTGCCGGCGCCCTGCGGGCGTGCGGCGCCGAACTGGCCAGCCAGAATCTGCGTGCCCATGCGCCCCTGGCCGCGGCCGGCGTCACGGGAGCTAATTTCGCCATTGCCGATACCGGCACGGTGGTGCTACAAAGCACCGCCGAAGCGACACGGCTGGCCACCACCCTCCCCGCGCGCCATTTCGTCGTGCTCGACCCGCGCAAGATCGTCACCGACGGTTTGGCCGCGGTGCCCTCCTTGCGTCGCCTTCAGGAACAATCGCCGCGCAGCTTTCTGGCCTACATCTCCGGCCCGAGCCGCACCGCCGATATCGAGCGGGTACTGACCATCGGCGTCCACGGCCCCTGCGAGTTGCACGTCTTGCTGCTGGAGGGGATCTCCGACGATCCCCTGGAGAATTAG
- a CDS encoding TraR/DksA family transcriptional regulator: protein MDPERVEQARRQLLKLRQEALREVNDSLQACQDLGQDGVGDIGDISANTYNRDVLMNLSETQRQLIRDIDAALERIAQGEYGECLRCGEEIAPRRMEVRPFSRYCVECKTEVEKFGE, encoded by the coding sequence ATGGACCCAGAACGGGTGGAACAGGCACGTCGCCAGTTGCTTAAGCTGCGTCAGGAGGCGCTGCGCGAGGTCAACGACTCTCTTCAGGCTTGCCAGGATCTCGGCCAGGACGGGGTCGGCGATATCGGTGACATCTCGGCCAACACCTACAACCGCGACGTGCTGATGAATCTCAGCGAGACGCAGCGGCAGTTGATTCGCGACATTGATGCGGCCCTTGAGCGTATCGCGCAGGGCGAATACGGCGAGTGCCTGCGCTGCGGCGAGGAAATCGCCCCGCGGCGGATGGAAGTTCGGCCCTTTTCGCGCTATTGTGTTGAATGCAAGACCGAGGTGGAAAAATTCGGCGAATAG
- a CDS encoding 2-hydroxyacid dehydrogenase, which produces MRPTVFVTRPIIQGPLDRLAAVAEVQVHEGDELLGPDELRARVAGIDALFCHLTDRIDDALLEAAGPQLRIVANYAVGYNNIDLEACRRRGVAATNTPGVLTESTADIAFALLLATARRLVEGDRMVRAGQFDGWGPQMLLGHEIAGKTLGIIGCGRIGQAMARRARGFGMSLLYTQRRPLDGDLGRELGLSYVDLDTLLAQSDFISLHCPLTPETHHLLGRAQLARLKPEAILINTARGPVVDEKVLVEFLQGKRLAGAGFDVYEEEPRLAPGLAELDNVVLLPHIGSATFETRRRMGEMVVDNILAALQGLRPPNAL; this is translated from the coding sequence ATGAGACCCACAGTCTTTGTGACTCGCCCCATAATTCAAGGCCCCCTGGACCGCCTGGCCGCCGTCGCCGAGGTCCAGGTTCACGAGGGCGATGAGCTGCTCGGGCCCGACGAATTGCGCGCCCGCGTGGCGGGAATTGACGCGCTGTTCTGTCATTTGACCGACCGCATCGATGACGCCCTGCTCGAGGCTGCCGGACCCCAGTTGCGCATCGTTGCCAATTACGCGGTGGGCTATAACAACATTGACCTGGAGGCCTGCCGCAGGCGAGGGGTGGCGGCGACCAACACGCCGGGGGTGTTGACCGAGAGCACCGCCGATATTGCCTTTGCCCTGCTGCTGGCGACGGCGCGCCGGTTGGTCGAGGGTGATCGCATGGTGCGTGCCGGACAATTCGATGGCTGGGGTCCGCAAATGCTTTTGGGACATGAGATCGCCGGCAAGACCCTGGGCATCATCGGGTGCGGGCGTATCGGTCAGGCCATGGCGCGGCGCGCCCGCGGTTTCGGCATGAGTCTGCTCTACACTCAGCGCCGGCCCCTGGACGGCGATCTGGGGCGGGAACTGGGGCTGAGCTACGTCGACCTCGACACCTTGCTGGCCCAAAGCGACTTCATCAGTCTGCACTGTCCCCTGACCCCGGAAACCCACCATCTTCTCGGCCGCGCGCAGTTGGCGCGGCTCAAGCCCGAGGCGATTTTGATCAATACCGCCCGCGGGCCGGTGGTGGATGAAAAGGTTTTGGTTGAATTTTTGCAGGGAAAAAGGTTGGCCGGTGCCGGCTTTGATGTGTACGAGGAAGAACCGCGTTTGGCGCCGGGATTGGCCGAACTCGACAATGTGGTCCTGCTGCCCCATATCGGCAGCGCCACTTTCGAGACCCGGCGGCGCATGGGCGAGATGGTGGTGGACAACATCCTCGCCGCTTTGCAGGGCCTGCGGCCGCCCAATGCCCTTTGA
- the ldhH gene encoding L-lactate dehydrogenase (quinone) large subunit LdhH, with translation MNKRRTQEYKQRIDQALATPKLQDALHKFGDAYLVSRANAFAGLDFEALRREIAAMKDEVRERREEFLARFTDQARAKGAIVYVAKSAQDANDYIAQLAQKRGVRTVAKSKSMASEEIHLNDALEKVGAKAVETDLGEWIIQLAGQRPSHMVMPAIHMFKEEVAELFGKVTGREEPAEIAHLVQVAREQLRQTYLDADMGITGANIAVAETGTLALVTNEGNARLVATLPKIHVALVGIEKLVPTLEDAARVIRVLPKNATGQPLTSYVTWITGAVPCGEADKELHIVLLDNGRSALAGSPHCRDALRCIRCGACANVCPVYQTVGGHVFGHIYIGAIGIILTAFFHGLDKAAEIVRACIGCRACVAICPSHIDLEGIILHLRSVIGDEEGIGAGKSLVFKKVMRNRKLFHGLIRAASLLQKPVSKGERTIRHLPAHFSSFTEWRTLPTIAEKPLRDQFAHIVQKVDKPRYRVAFFGGCGNDFIYPEMGLDLVKVLNHLGVEVFYPEEQNCCGIPALYSGDRETAVELAEQNVAAMLAENPDFVVTTCPTCTLALRRDFVEHLKDNPAWAQKAEALAEKTLDVSAFIHNVLGDTSALAAAADGEKLTYHDSCHLRRGGGVWQEPRALLKSAGFELHEMAHADRCCGFGGSYSFTSHPPISREITKDKVRDIEQSGAAVVAMDCPGCLIMLRGALEKRALPVRAAHTIELLAESLSPKVP, from the coding sequence ATGAACAAACGACGCACTCAGGAATACAAACAGCGCATCGATCAGGCCCTGGCCACGCCGAAACTGCAGGATGCCCTGCACAAATTTGGCGACGCCTACCTGGTCTCCCGCGCCAATGCCTTTGCCGGCTTGGACTTCGAGGCCCTGCGCCGCGAAATCGCCGCCATGAAGGATGAGGTGCGGGAACGCCGCGAGGAATTCCTGGCCCGCTTCACGGACCAGGCCCGCGCCAAGGGCGCCATCGTCTATGTGGCCAAAAGCGCCCAGGACGCCAATGATTACATCGCCCAACTGGCGCAAAAGCGCGGGGTGCGCACCGTGGCCAAGAGCAAGAGCATGGCCAGCGAGGAAATCCACCTCAACGACGCCCTGGAAAAGGTCGGTGCCAAGGCGGTGGAGACCGATCTCGGCGAATGGATCATCCAGTTGGCCGGACAGCGCCCCAGCCACATGGTGATGCCGGCCATCCACATGTTCAAGGAAGAGGTGGCTGAGCTGTTCGGCAAGGTCACCGGCCGCGAGGAACCGGCTGAAATCGCCCACCTCGTGCAGGTGGCGCGCGAACAACTGCGCCAGACCTATCTCGACGCCGACATGGGCATCACCGGCGCCAACATCGCGGTGGCCGAAACCGGCACTCTCGCCCTAGTCACCAACGAGGGCAACGCCCGGCTGGTGGCGACTTTGCCGAAAATCCACGTCGCCCTGGTGGGCATCGAGAAACTGGTTCCGACCCTGGAAGACGCGGCCAGGGTCATTCGCGTGCTGCCCAAAAACGCTACCGGCCAACCCCTGACCAGCTACGTGACCTGGATCACCGGCGCGGTACCCTGCGGCGAGGCCGACAAGGAACTGCACATCGTGCTGCTCGACAACGGCCGCAGCGCCCTGGCTGGATCACCCCACTGCCGCGATGCGCTGCGCTGCATTCGCTGCGGTGCCTGCGCCAACGTGTGCCCCGTCTACCAAACGGTCGGCGGCCATGTCTTCGGCCATATCTACATCGGCGCCATCGGCATCATCCTCACGGCCTTTTTCCACGGCCTGGATAAGGCCGCAGAAATCGTGCGTGCCTGCATCGGTTGTCGCGCCTGCGTGGCCATTTGCCCGAGCCACATTGATTTGGAAGGCATCATCCTGCACCTGCGCTCGGTCATCGGCGATGAGGAGGGCATCGGCGCGGGCAAATCCCTGGTGTTCAAAAAAGTCATGCGCAACCGCAAGCTCTTTCACGGCCTGATCCGCGCCGCGAGCCTGCTGCAAAAGCCGGTGAGCAAGGGCGAACGCACCATTCGCCACCTGCCCGCGCATTTCTCCTCTTTCACCGAATGGCGCACCTTGCCGACCATTGCCGAAAAACCCCTGCGCGACCAGTTTGCCCATATCGTGCAGAAGGTCGACAAGCCGCGCTATCGCGTGGCCTTTTTCGGCGGCTGCGGCAACGACTTCATTTATCCGGAGATGGGCCTGGATCTGGTCAAGGTGCTCAATCACCTGGGCGTCGAGGTCTTCTATCCCGAGGAGCAGAACTGCTGCGGGATTCCCGCCCTTTACTCAGGGGATCGGGAAACCGCGGTGGAACTGGCCGAGCAGAACGTCGCCGCCATGCTGGCCGAGAATCCCGACTTCGTGGTGACCACCTGCCCCACCTGCACCCTGGCCCTGCGGCGCGATTTCGTCGAGCACCTCAAGGACAATCCGGCGTGGGCGCAAAAGGCCGAGGCGCTGGCGGAAAAGACCCTCGACGTCTCCGCCTTCATCCACAATGTCCTCGGGGACACGTCGGCTTTGGCGGCCGCCGCTGATGGCGAAAAGCTCACTTATCACGACTCCTGCCATCTGCGCCGCGGCGGCGGGGTCTGGCAGGAACCGCGCGCTCTGCTTAAGAGCGCCGGTTTCGAGTTGCACGAGATGGCGCATGCGGATCGCTGCTGCGGCTTCGGCGGCTCCTACTCCTTCACCAGCCACCCGCCCATCTCGCGTGAAATCACCAAGGACAAGGTCCGGGACATCGAGCAAAGCGGCGCGGCGGTGGTGGCCATGGACTGCCCGGGCTGCCTCATCATGCTGCGCGGCGCCTTGGAGAAGCGCGCCCTGCCGGTGCGTGCCGCGCATACCATCGAGCTGTTGGCCGAGAGTCTCAGCCCAAAAGTGCCCTGA
- a CDS encoding tetratricopeptide repeat protein, with amino-acid sequence MPLISFLVLVVLFLAFFVYFAAINPDQITFFYFAGKSFTTSPVVVVVASILIGFLLGLAVYTYGIFIYRCRDWRRERKDKKSRDIHATYREGVGKLLSGDLKKARALLQKALDQDPRRSDTLIAMASLNLQENQPLDALACLLKAREADPRSLEVLFKLASTYESLGQEDDAEKIYDEILKIDKDNRKALRGLRDLAMKNNRWRDALEVQKRLIKVMQGSARLDEEKKRLLHIKYEVAVGDLEDGEIEKATAEFTEVMRQDPEFVPARVSLGDAHRIQGRREEAARVWQEGYRKSGKGIFLARLEDLFLEAEDPATLLSFYRTSMAQNESDVILCLYYAKLCLRLEMVEEAGEQVFALESAGSDHPLIHLLAAEVHRRRKRIDEALDEYRRAIGMDKRLKVAFECESCRETYPEWRSRCTSCGTWGTLVMSGRSDLSAIKPVEFGDLPPGGP; translated from the coding sequence ATGCCCCTGATCAGCTTCCTTGTCCTCGTCGTCCTCTTTCTGGCCTTTTTCGTTTATTTTGCCGCCATCAATCCCGATCAGATCACCTTTTTCTATTTCGCCGGCAAATCCTTCACCACTTCGCCGGTGGTCGTGGTGGTGGCCTCCATCCTGATCGGATTCCTTCTCGGTCTGGCGGTCTACACCTACGGCATTTTCATTTACCGCTGCCGCGATTGGCGTCGGGAGCGCAAGGACAAGAAATCGCGCGACATCCACGCCACCTACCGCGAAGGGGTCGGCAAGCTGCTTTCGGGGGATTTGAAAAAGGCCCGCGCCTTGCTGCAAAAGGCCCTCGACCAGGATCCGCGCCGCAGCGATACCCTGATCGCCATGGCCAGCCTCAATCTTCAGGAAAACCAGCCTCTCGATGCCCTGGCGTGTCTGCTCAAAGCGCGCGAGGCCGATCCGCGCAGCCTTGAGGTGCTCTTCAAGTTGGCCTCCACCTACGAGAGCCTGGGCCAGGAGGACGATGCCGAAAAGATTTACGACGAAATACTCAAAATCGACAAGGACAACCGCAAGGCCCTGCGCGGTCTGCGCGATCTGGCCATGAAGAACAACCGCTGGCGCGATGCCCTCGAGGTGCAAAAGCGGCTGATCAAGGTCATGCAGGGCAGCGCGCGCCTGGACGAAGAAAAGAAGCGGTTGCTGCACATCAAGTACGAAGTCGCGGTGGGCGATTTGGAGGACGGAGAGATCGAAAAGGCCACGGCCGAATTCACCGAAGTGATGCGCCAGGATCCTGAATTCGTTCCGGCGCGGGTGTCCCTGGGCGATGCCCACCGCATCCAGGGCCGCAGGGAGGAAGCCGCGCGGGTCTGGCAGGAAGGCTACCGCAAATCGGGCAAGGGGATTTTTCTGGCGCGCCTGGAGGATCTGTTTCTGGAGGCCGAGGACCCGGCGACCCTGCTCTCCTTTTATCGCACCAGCATGGCGCAGAATGAGAGCGACGTGATTCTGTGTCTCTACTATGCCAAGCTGTGCCTGCGCCTGGAAATGGTCGAGGAGGCCGGCGAGCAGGTGTTCGCTCTCGAGAGCGCCGGGTCCGACCATCCCCTCATTCATCTGCTGGCCGCCGAGGTACACCGGCGGCGCAAGCGCATCGACGAGGCCCTGGATGAGTATCGGCGCGCAATCGGCATGGACAAACGCCTCAAGGTCGCCTTTGAGTGCGAGAGCTGTCGCGAGACTTATCCCGAGTGGCGCAGCCGCTGCACCAGCTGCGGCACCTGGGGCACCCTGGTGATGAGCGGGCGCAGCGATCTGAGCGCCATCAAGCCGGTGGAATTCGGCGACCTGCCCCCGGGAGGTCCCTGA
- a CDS encoding 23S rRNA (pseudouridine(1915)-N(3))-methyltransferase RlmH yields the protein MKLRLLCVGRVSEAYLRAGVEDFSARVRRYLPLEVLEIKEEKAGGRRPDVARIRDREGERLLAKVGENAQVVVLDEGGRAMTSEKLAGFLEEHMLGGTAELVFILGGAYGLCDEVKRRANLVLSLSQMTFTHQMARLFLLEQLYRGLTIVRNEPYHNR from the coding sequence GTGAAGCTCAGGCTGTTGTGTGTCGGGCGCGTCAGCGAGGCGTATCTGCGGGCCGGCGTTGAGGATTTTTCCGCACGGGTGCGACGCTATCTGCCCTTGGAAGTCCTTGAGATCAAGGAGGAGAAGGCCGGGGGGCGCAGGCCCGATGTCGCGCGCATTCGCGACCGCGAAGGCGAACGGCTTTTGGCCAAGGTCGGCGAAAACGCCCAGGTGGTGGTCCTGGACGAAGGCGGGCGGGCCATGACCTCGGAGAAGCTGGCCGGCTTTCTCGAAGAGCACATGCTGGGCGGCACCGCCGAATTGGTGTTCATCCTCGGCGGCGCCTACGGTCTTTGCGACGAGGTGAAGCGGCGCGCCAACTTGGTTTTGTCCCTTTCGCAGATGACCTTCACGCACCAGATGGCGCGCCTGTTTTTGCTCGAGCAGCTCTATCGCGGCCTGACCATCGTGCGTAACGAACCGTACCATAACCGCTGA
- a CDS encoding ATP-binding protein, translating to MAATPAEFLSALSLSEVLESLPFGLFLVDCDQHIVYWNPAAARITGFSPAEAVGRHCSFLKGIPCGRRCGLYDPTVPKPVTSVTCTIRNHAGQRVTLSKSVDLLRSPSGEVVGGVESFVDISAMKGLERRLRRHALEREREVRARTRELQQEHIRLQAANRELDAFVHTVSHDLRTPLTPIIGYAEFLRENYRRCLDSQALEILADIETQGNRMLALMEDLLTLARVGRLEPPAEPVDGAAVVGELLGAMRTAIAEAGLEVRVAALPAIRLPRTLLSEIFANLIQNALRYAGQNGGPIEIGGRRRGTRCELFVRDHGPGVPKDIAEKIFDPFFRGHPKEGGPKGTGIGLTIVNKIVRLYGGRIWVADTPGGGATFHLEFPDV from the coding sequence ATGGCTGCGACTCCCGCTGAATTTCTCTCCGCCCTGTCTCTGTCCGAGGTTTTGGAGTCCTTGCCCTTCGGACTCTTCCTGGTGGATTGCGACCAGCACATTGTGTACTGGAATCCCGCCGCGGCGCGCATCACCGGCTTTTCGCCCGCGGAGGCGGTGGGCCGCCATTGTTCCTTCCTAAAGGGCATTCCCTGCGGCCGGCGCTGCGGACTCTATGATCCAACGGTGCCCAAGCCCGTGACCTCGGTCACCTGTACCATCAGAAACCACGCCGGGCAGCGCGTCACCCTCTCCAAGAGCGTCGATCTGCTGCGCTCGCCTTCCGGCGAGGTGGTCGGCGGCGTCGAATCCTTCGTCGATATCAGCGCGATGAAGGGTTTGGAAAGACGCCTGCGCCGTCATGCCCTTGAGCGTGAGCGCGAGGTGCGCGCCCGAACGCGCGAGTTGCAGCAGGAGCATATCCGGCTGCAAGCGGCCAACCGCGAACTCGATGCCTTTGTGCACACCGTATCGCACGATTTGCGTACCCCGCTGACGCCCATCATCGGTTATGCCGAATTTCTGCGCGAGAACTATCGCCGCTGTCTCGATTCCCAGGCCCTTGAAATTCTTGCCGATATCGAAACCCAGGGCAATCGCATGCTTGCTCTGATGGAAGATTTGCTGACCCTGGCCAGGGTCGGGCGGCTGGAACCGCCCGCGGAGCCGGTGGATGGTGCGGCGGTGGTCGGCGAGCTGCTCGGCGCGATGCGCACCGCGATTGCCGAGGCGGGCCTGGAGGTGCGGGTCGCGGCGTTGCCGGCGATCCGCTTGCCGCGCACCCTGCTGAGCGAAATTTTCGCCAACCTGATTCAGAACGCCCTGCGCTACGCCGGCCAGAATGGCGGTCCCATTGAGATCGGCGGGCGTCGCCGGGGCACGCGCTGCGAGCTGTTCGTGCGCGATCATGGCCCGGGCGTGCCCAAGGACATCGCCGAAAAAATCTTCGACCCATTCTTTCGCGGTCACCCAAAAGAAGGCGGCCCCAAGGGTACGGGCATTGGTTTGACCATCGTCAACAAGATCGTGCGCCTGTACGGCGGGCGTATCTGGGTCGCCGACACACCTGGCGGCGGCGCCACCTTTCACCTGGAATTTCCCGACGTCTGA
- a CDS encoding ComF family protein: MGGGRGCAAWTRHQLADLMRLFLPPCCPLCDQPLGAKDQDGFCAVCRDAFRLLASPCCPRCSLPYAAADGSDHLCENCTRQEPPFVWAAAAAHYEGALRDAVQLFKFGRRLDLDRPLAALLLAATGERIRAFAPDLIVAVPLHAQRLRQRGYNQAQLLARILAKDLRLAAPARLLRRVRPTALQQGLPRQERHRNLRRAFHAQGAVAGRRVLLVDDVLTTGATLSACSQALLDGGAAAVAAVALARTSRQARLLDV, encoded by the coding sequence TTGGGCGGCGGGCGAGGCTGCGCGGCTTGGACAAGGCATCAGCTCGCCGATTTGATGCGACTTTTTCTGCCGCCTTGCTGCCCGCTGTGCGATCAACCCCTGGGGGCGAAGGATCAGGACGGATTCTGCGCCGTCTGCCGAGACGCCTTTCGGCTCCTGGCCTCTCCCTGTTGTCCCCGCTGTTCCCTTCCCTATGCCGCGGCCGACGGCAGCGACCATCTGTGCGAGAACTGTACGCGGCAAGAGCCGCCTTTTGTCTGGGCCGCCGCGGCGGCCCATTACGAGGGCGCGCTGCGGGATGCCGTGCAACTCTTCAAATTCGGCCGGCGCTTGGATCTCGACCGGCCGCTGGCGGCCCTGCTCCTGGCGGCAACCGGGGAACGTATTCGCGCCTTCGCGCCGGATCTGATCGTCGCGGTGCCCCTGCATGCCCAGCGTTTGCGCCAGCGCGGCTACAACCAGGCCCAGCTGCTGGCGCGGATTCTGGCCAAGGATCTGCGCCTGGCCGCCCCCGCCAGGCTCTTAAGGCGGGTGCGACCCACCGCGCTCCAGCAGGGTCTGCCGCGCCAGGAACGTCACCGCAATCTGCGCCGGGCTTTTCACGCCCAAGGCGCGGTGGCCGGACGGCGGGTGTTGTTGGTGGATGATGTGCTGACCACCGGCGCCACGCTCAGCGCTTGTTCCCAGGCCCTGTTGGACGGCGGCGCCGCGGCGGTGGCGGCGGTGGCTCTGGCCCGCACTTCACGTCAGGCTCGTCTTCTTGATGTTTGA